Below is a genomic region from Geoglobus acetivorans.
TCTGTATGAGCCCCTCCCTGCTTGGCACGACCTCAAAGCTCGTGGTCCAGGTTTCATTTATTCTTATGCTCGTCAGATTCCACTGCAGGACTGTCAGGCCGCCCGAAATGCTGATGTTGGCACCAGGCGGAGGCTGGGAGAGGGTAACGTTGGACGTCAGCACATCGGTTATGGTAACGTTCACCGCAGCCTTCTCCTTAAGCTCCTTTGCAATCTGTTCGTATATGTTCTGAAGCTCCTCTGATGTTGCCGCAAAGAAGTAGTAGTCAGGAGATGTGGCTATCTGCTGCAACAATGTTGCATTGGCGTCGCTGCCAAATCCGATTGTGTATATCAGTATGGACTCGTTGTTCACCTGAGTTTGTTTGGTGATTTCCGCTTCGTTCAAAGCCTCCTGAATTGCAAGGGTTTCAGAAGCAACGCCGTTCGATGTTATCGTGGGGTTTCCGTCTGAGAGAATAATCATGACCGGGATGTTGCCGGGAGTAGTGTTTGCCACAAGTTCCTCTCTTGCCATCTTTATTCCTCCACCTAACGGAGTTCCGCCATATGCATACAGTCCGTCTATGCTTGTGTTTGCCTGATCGGTGTTGTTGGTGAGGTACTGGTCAAGAGTAACTCTTGGAGTCCTGCCGCTGCTTCCCGCACCTCCGAAGGAGACGACTCCCACCTGATCGCTTGTTCTCAAAAACCCGTTGAATGTTTTTGCGGTTATCTTGGCAGCATCAATTTTTGCTATGTCGGCTGTGAGATAGTAATCCTGTGTGCCGTAGGGGAAGTCCGCAACCACATAGGCTGTGTAGGTTCCGCTGGCAGCATTTGTATCAGTGTAGTATTCACCACTGGAGGAGGAATACGGTCCCCTCAGGGCTCCTCCTGGCTCCTGAACCCACAGATGGAGTTCCTTGGTTCCGTTTACCGGGGTAGCTTCAATCTTGAGGTTTTCAACAGCCGGTATCTCGAATGTGGTGATTGATGCGTTGGCATCCAGTGTGAAGGTCCAGGATGCAACCTGAGTACCTGGATAGTACCACCACCACCAGAAATAGCCGTCCTTCTCAACCTCCACCGTAACGGTATCGCTGCCCGTGGGATAGTCCGCAACGACGCTGATGGTCCAGTTACCCTCCACAGGATTCTGGACAAAATACACTTCTCCATAATTCGGGAGGAAATATGGGTTGATGTACTGTGCCCTCGCAAAATCTCCATCGGGGGACTTGACCCACAGGTCTATGTCCTTCCCGCTGGATGTGTAGGCCTTAACGGTCAGACTGGAGAAGCTGCTGTCAACATTCACGTAGTTCTCCCATTTGGATGGGGTTGCGGTGCCGGTGGTTGAGTTGTAGAGAGTATATCCGTTTATTCCGTAATAATCAGGGTCCATGCTCCCCGAAACGTCAATAACGTGCATCACGCTAACGTTTCTCGCCTGTTCGATTATTCCTCCACCCCTTAGATAAATCACAATCTGAACGGGGTTGCCCGGCTCGGTGATTCCGGGTATAACATATTTGGTGGCAAAGAGGTATGGATTCAGCTCCTGACTTTGTGGTATGACTGTTATGTTGATGGTGCTGCTGTCCGAGTAACCGTAGCTGTCCCACACCGTGAGAGTTGCGGTGTATGTACCGTCAGATGAGTAGGAATGCTCCACCAGCGACTGGGACGGATTGTTTGGATCGTATTTGCTTTCATAGCTGCTCCCATCACCAAAATCCCATCTGAACCATAAATCACCCTCACCCGTCGAGAGGGTCATGTCGAAGGTTACGTTGCTCCCCACCTCAACCGTGGTTGGATATGCCAAGGCCACTGCAGTAGGCATCAGATGGCTGTATTTCGTATATTCTATTATGTGTACAGGTGTTATGCTGAAGGTTGAGCCGGCAGGCAGAACCTTCAGAGCAATGTTGTTGATCGGAATGTATTCGCTTTTTCCGGCCCTTTCGGAAGATATTTTAATGACGTATTCTCCGGATACCTGCGTGAACTCTGCCTTGAAATCGTAATCTCCGACCGTGTAGGGCATGAATACCTTTGCCCTAACGTATCCGTTTTCAGGGGCAATCAGCGAGATATCCGTCAGCTTTACAGCAATCTGGTTTCCGACGTCCTGGAACTGATTGTCCATTGCTGTGGAAACCGGTGCTTTACCAAGAAGATCGTTGAACTCAAGCGCTATAAATGAGAAGAATATCATGAGTATTACCGATAAAATCAGGTATTCCACAAGGAACGATACACCCTTCTCCGGGTTACGTGAGCTGGACTGTGATCGTTTCTTCATATTCTACCTCCGTATTGCTGAAGATTATCTTGACCGTAAACGATGTAATCGATTCGGAGCCACCAACAAAACTCTTCTTGATATCATATACATCAATGCTTGCGTATGCTCCGTGCAGAGCATACAGCGCCGTTATCTGGTTGTCAAGGCCCTTGGCCCGCTGAAGAAACGATGACGGGTCTCCGGCGTACTCGGTAAGCTCTTCCACGGCAATTCTTTTCAGATATCTGATATCGTTTTTCGGAAAGTTCAGCTGGCTGATTGAAGTTTCCGTCCCTGCCAGCAGGTTCTGGGAATATACGTAGGAAAGGCCTATCAGCAGTATTGAGATCAGAAGTGCCATCGTTATGATCAGCTGGCCCCTGTCATTCATTTCTCTCATGTCTACACCCTCCACATTATCAACCTGACCTCAAACAGAACCGGTATGTTGCTGTTAGTCCCCTCCACGTCTGTGGTGTTGATTTTGAATGGGGAGCCGTCTGCAAGTTCCCCATTTTTCAGAACCAGGTATGTGGAGGAGGTTACCGTTGTCGAGGTTGGGGTTTTGCTGGTTATGTTGTACACCTGAATTCTTCCGGTCGTCTGGTTAAGGTAGTAAACCTGAAGATTGAAATCCACATAACCGGGGAGCAGTTTTTTCAGACTGCTGATGAGCTTATCCGGCATGTATGTGCCGTTGATGTGTTTCAGGGCGTATTGAAGTGTATCTTCAGCGTTCGATTCGTTGTTGAGAATCCTGAGGGCGTCATCTCCATACTGTTTGATCTGAACGTAAACAACCTCGTCTGAAATGGGCGAGATTATCATCGTGCTCTGGAAGAGGAAATAGGCCACGCTGAGCATGAGCACTGATGCAATTATGCTCTCCAGGGTCATTATCTGACCCTTACCACACCGCAACAACGAGTTTGGCAACTATTCTCCCCCCTATATATTCTCCCGCGTTCGTTGAGATAACATATCCTCTAACGTTATGCACCTGTATATCCACGTTAACCGTTCCACTGTACTGGTTGATGTCACCTGTCAGATCGAATGTGGATATGGTTTCGTTTCCCCGCACATCTATAACATTGATACTGTTTACATCTACCCTCATCCAGGGTTCTGTTGCGGACTGATTATCATTCACGCCGGTAATCACTATGACGAATGAACCGACTGGAGCAGGGACGGCATAATTGTAGTTGACGGTGTTGGGAGTATCAAGTTTACTTGAGATTTTGGACACACTTGTGGTGTTTTCAAAGGCAATTATTCTCTCATATCTCGCAACATTTGAACCGTCAGGTATCGGCTCCCCGATCAAGAGCATTGGCTGGCTCCCGTTCATGGAGTATATCGGATTCGATGAATTGCTTGACAGCAACTGGAGAGATATATTGAACCCGAACACTCTATCCGGTGTTTTCAATCCCAGAGCCTTTCTCAACCCGTCAATTCCAGCTGACGCATATAAACTGTTCAGGGCATCGATCTTTACCGGGTCAAGCACGTTCACTTCAGAGCCCATCAGGCCCGGCCTCACCTCCACATCAGGCAGAGAGTAATAGTTCTCCCAGTCCGTCCCGTTGACACTCCCGTTGCTCCAGTAACCGGGGTCCTCAACGAGAAGTGCAGAAATTCTGTATGCAAGAGGATATAGGTATATTTCGCTCCTCTCGGAGGCAAAAATTGCGGGAACATACTGGATTATAAATACAAAACTCATGAGAAAAATCGTGAGGCCTATGAGGAGATCGAGGCTGAGCTTGCCCTCGTCGTTTCTCATTTTTTCACTGCCTTTCATTTATGGTTTATTCTCCTCCGGACAATTTTAGTTTTTTGGTTTGTTTTCCTCTCACCTGTTTTCTCTGTAAAGCTCCTGATGTGGCAAGGTTGAAGGTTCTGTGAACCACAAATTTCATAAACCATACCCGGCGAGATAATGCAGACAGATGCATAACGGACTCAGCGGTCGCATCTGTCTGGTTATACTGCTTCCCACACCCTTATGTGGGTGCGGGGGTTGCCGAGTCAGGAAAAGGCGCGGGATTGAGGGTCCCGTCCCGTAGGGGTCCGAGGGTTCAAATCCCTCCCCCCGCATTTGATTTTTCAAATGAAAATTATCCGAAGTTCTGCGAAATGATTGAGCTGAAATCCATTACGAATGACGAAAAACGCCGGTATAAGAAAGCCGTCTCTGATTTTATTAAATTCACCAATAATAATTTTGAGAATAAGTTGATTATTATTTATATAATCGAAATAAAACGGCAGTCCATTCCACTGTGATTTTTGCTTTTTATGGGTTGTCAAAGGAGACCTTTTAAACTTTTAAGAGCATACCTCTGGCTATGAGACTCTATGCAATCCTCTGGAAGGAGGGGAATCTGTT
It encodes:
- a CDS encoding VWA domain-containing protein — protein: MKKRSQSSSRNPEKGVSFLVEYLILSVILMIFFSFIALEFNDLLGKAPVSTAMDNQFQDVGNQIAVKLTDISLIAPENGYVRAKVFMPYTVGDYDFKAEFTQVSGEYVIKISSERAGKSEYIPINNIALKVLPAGSTFSITPVHIIEYTKYSHLMPTAVALAYPTTVEVGSNVTFDMTLSTGEGDLWFRWDFGDGSSYESKYDPNNPSQSLVEHSYSSDGTYTATLTVWDSYGYSDSSTINITVIPQSQELNPYLFATKYVIPGITEPGNPVQIVIYLRGGGIIEQARNVSVMHVIDVSGSMDPDYYGINGYTLYNSTTGTATPSKWENYVNVDSSFSSLTVKAYTSSGKDIDLWVKSPDGDFARAQYINPYFLPNYGEVYFVQNPVEGNWTISVVADYPTGSDTVTVEVEKDGYFWWWWYYPGTQVASWTFTLDANASITTFEIPAVENLKIEATPVNGTKELHLWVQEPGGALRGPYSSSSGEYYTDTNAASGTYTAYVVADFPYGTQDYYLTADIAKIDAAKITAKTFNGFLRTSDQVGVVSFGGAGSSGRTPRVTLDQYLTNNTDQANTSIDGLYAYGGTPLGGGIKMAREELVANTTPGNIPVMIILSDGNPTITSNGVASETLAIQEALNEAEITKQTQVNNESILIYTIGFGSDANATLLQQIATSPDYYFFAATSEELQNIYEQIAKELKEKAAVNVTITDVLTSNVTLSQPPPGANISISGGLTVLQWNLTSIRINETWTTSFEVVPSREGLIQTNVFGLSNVTYLPWPFTGVNVTTIDLPVPELNVTRISPEKVVLK
- a CDS encoding DUF7288 family protein translates to MPNSLLRCGKGQIMTLESIIASVLMLSVAYFLFQSTMIISPISDEVVYVQIKQYGDDALRILNNESNAEDTLQYALKHINGTYMPDKLISSLKKLLPGYVDFNLQVYYLNQTTGRIQVYNITSKTPTSTTVTSSTYLVLKNGELADGSPFKINTTDVEGTNSNIPVLFEVRLIMWRV